The sequence GATGTGCGGGACAGGAGCGCAGACCGGTCACGACCAGGACCCGGGCCGGTCGCGAAACCATGACCGCCGGCGGCAGGTCGCACCGCGCTCAGCGCAGTATCGCCCGCACCGCGGTCTCGATGCGGTTCGCCATCAGCTGGTAGCCCTGTGCGTCGCAGTGGATCCAGTCGGTCATGTCCGCCGCGGTGAAGCCGTGCTCGACGTCGAGGACCAGGCCGGCGTGGTACTCGGTGGCCAGCGCGGTGAGCGGGGCATCCCACGCGGTGGTGTAGACCTGGGCGGCGGGATCCGATGGCCCATGCGGCCCCTGGCACGGCTGGACGGTGCAGTCGACGTGGGTGCCGACCAGGACGATGGGCACGTGCGCCGCGGTGATCCGGTCCAGCAGCAGCCGGAGGTCCGCGT is a genomic window of Candidatus Dormiibacterota bacterium containing:
- a CDS encoding GDSL-type esterase/lipase family protein; its protein translation is PIVALGDSLTYGWGTGVTAAEYGPAPAHSYPWDMATDLGIPVVNAGISGATAHEVLDPASEANHPRPVNLQLPALLALHPRLMVVGFGTNEANRGWPIARTDADLRLLLDRITAAHVPIVLVGTHVDCTVQPCQGPHGPSDPAAQVYTTAWDAPLTALATEYHAGLVLDVEHGFTAADMTDWIHCDAQGYQLMANRIETAVRAILR